CCCACCCAGCATTCGGTGAAAGCCCTGATGTCGATGGGGATTCAGCCCGATTTCCTGTTCTGCCGCGCGCAGGACATGCTTCCCCCGCATCACCGCCAGAAAATCGCGTTGTTCTGTAATATAGAAGAAAAATGTATCTTCTCCGCCGTGAACGTGAAACGGAGTATTTACGAAGTGCTCCTCTATTTCCAGGAGCAGGAGGCGGACAAGGCCATCCTCGAAAAATTCCAGCTTCCCTATAAGAAGGGCGATATTTCCAAATGGCGCGAACTGGTCGCGATCGATTCCGACCCGAAGCACGAGGTGCGTATCGGGTTCATCGGCAAGTACCTCCGTTCGACCGATACGTCGGACACCTATAAGAGCGTCGACGAGGCGTTGAAGCATGGCGGGTTCGCCAATAAATCGAAGGTGCATATCGTGAGTATCGACGCCGAGTCGTTCGAGCAGGAGCCGGAACAGTACCTGCGGGAGATCGACGGTATCCTCGTGCCGGGAGGGTTCGGGAGCCGCGGTATCGAGGGCAAGATACTCGCCGCGAAACTCGCGCGCGAACGGAAAATCCCGTATTTCGGCATCTGCCTCGGGATGCAGTGCATGGTCATCGACTACGCCCGCCATGTCTGCGGGATGCAGGAAGCGAACTCCACCGAGTTCGCGCAGGAGACCTCGTATCCGGTGATCGAACTCCTGACGAACCTCAAGGGTATTACCTACCTCGGAGGTACGATGCGTCTGGGTAAGATGAAGTCCATCCTCAATAAGAACACGCTCGTGCATAGTATCTATAAGACCGGCGAGATTTCCGAGCGCCACCGACACCGTTACGAGGTCAATCCCGAGTTCGTGGAAGTCCTCGAGCAGAAGGGACTGACTGTAGCGGCGCGCGCGGAGAACGGGCTGGTCGAAATAGTCGAGCTCGCGGGGCATCCGTGGTATCTCGGCGTGCAGTTCCATCCCGAGTTCAAGTCGTCGCCTCTCGATCCCGCGCCGCTTTTTGCGTCGTTTATCGCGGCGGCGGTGAAGTACCAGAAGGAACACGGCGGAAAATAGTATGAAATGGTTGTTGATAGCGGCGGGCGGCGCGC
The genomic region above belongs to Brevinematales bacterium and contains:
- a CDS encoding CTP synthase, with amino-acid sequence MQKNISSSIILEGKMEVKKKKYLFVTGGVCSSLGKGIAASTLGALLTADGYKVNMMKIDPYLNVDAGTMRPYEHGEVFVTGDGTETDLDLGNYERFVRVETSRLSSVTTGQIYQRVIDAERKGEYLGQTVQVIPHITDEIKRRIRILDENQDSDIVIVEIGGTVGDIEGIPFIEAVRQFSIEEGKDNVKFAHLTLIPTITGSNELKTKPTQHSVKALMSMGIQPDFLFCRAQDMLPPHHRQKIALFCNIEEKCIFSAVNVKRSIYEVLLYFQEQEADKAILEKFQLPYKKGDISKWRELVAIDSDPKHEVRIGFIGKYLRSTDTSDTYKSVDEALKHGGFANKSKVHIVSIDAESFEQEPEQYLREIDGILVPGGFGSRGIEGKILAAKLARERKIPYFGICLGMQCMVIDYARHVCGMQEANSTEFAQETSYPVIELLTNLKGITYLGGTMRLGKMKSILNKNTLVHSIYKTGEISERHRHRYEVNPEFVEVLEQKGLTVAARAENGLVEIVELAGHPWYLGVQFHPEFKSSPLDPAPLFASFIAAAVKYQKEHGGK